One window of Herpetosiphon gulosus genomic DNA carries:
- a CDS encoding copper resistance protein CopC: MKRLIAVLALVIIFAQPGVSSAHSKLVSSTPADGSKLATAPSEVVLTFNDELESEGLKLSVTDANGTVVDTGDGRVDLADLERKTMRVSLKSGVGTGSYTVSWSVVGSDGHEVTGSIGFAVGDAALPVTPPESDQHNPGLPATGSNGFNLGMLVAAIIIFMVAGVALRRRSVRA, encoded by the coding sequence ATGAAACGTTTAATTGCAGTATTGGCCTTGGTGATTATTTTTGCTCAGCCTGGGGTTAGCTCGGCTCACTCCAAATTGGTTAGTTCAACGCCCGCCGATGGCTCGAAATTGGCAACTGCTCCGAGCGAAGTTGTGCTGACCTTCAACGACGAATTGGAATCCGAAGGCTTGAAATTAAGCGTTACCGATGCCAATGGCACAGTGGTTGATACAGGCGATGGCCGAGTCGATTTGGCTGATCTTGAGCGCAAAACCATGCGGGTTTCATTGAAATCGGGAGTTGGCACAGGCAGCTATACCGTTAGCTGGTCGGTTGTTGGTAGCGATGGTCACGAAGTAACTGGCTCAATTGGCTTTGCTGTGGGCGATGCTGCTCTGCCAGTAACTCCTCCCGAATCCGATCAGCACAACCCAGGCTTGCCAGCAACTGGCAGCAATGGCTTTAATCTTGGCATGCTTGTGGCTGCAATCATCATCTTTATGGTTGCTGGCGTGGCCTTGCGCCGCCGCTCAGTTCGTGCCTAA
- a CDS encoding cytochrome c → MQHKLNRWRLIALLLTLGIPSLIACGEAAQQATLTLGEPTVPYIEPAFGEKLASGQALFGQYCANCHGQSGEGMGPFPALNDGMHAYSHPDWELISLIRDGKNSMPAFGSQLSEEEIITIIARVKAWWGPGKLSEQRQLCLISPGPTPTLMQ, encoded by the coding sequence ATGCAACATAAACTCAATCGGTGGCGGCTGATTGCCCTGTTGTTGACACTTGGAATCCCTAGTTTAATTGCTTGTGGTGAGGCTGCTCAACAAGCAACGCTAACTTTAGGCGAACCAACCGTACCCTATATCGAGCCAGCGTTTGGCGAAAAATTGGCCAGTGGTCAGGCCTTATTTGGCCAATATTGTGCCAACTGCCATGGCCAAAGCGGCGAGGGCATGGGGCCGTTTCCAGCACTCAACGATGGTATGCATGCCTATTCACACCCCGATTGGGAATTGATTTCGCTGATTCGTGATGGTAAAAATTCAATGCCGGCCTTTGGCTCGCAGCTCAGCGAAGAAGAAATAATTACGATCATCGCCCGAGTGAAAGCATGGTGGGGGCCGGGTAAACTATCCGAGCAACGCCAATTATGTTTGATCTCGCCGGGGCCAACGCCGACCTTGATGCAATAA